A genomic region of Trifolium pratense cultivar HEN17-A07 linkage group LG3, ARS_RC_1.1, whole genome shotgun sequence contains the following coding sequences:
- the LOC123918094 gene encoding squalene monooxygenase SE1-like → MDYQYILGGILLASSLAFVFVLYGFGVKKKVSTESGSSSIDAKISSENGICLQEVEGETDIIIVGAGVAGAALAYTLGKDGRRVHVIERDLSEPDRIVGELLQPGGYLKLLELGLEDCVDEIDAQRVFGYALYKDGKNTKLSYPLENFNSDVSGRSFHNGRFIQRMREKASSLPNVKLEQGTVTSLLEENGTIKGVNYKTKSGEVFTEKAPLTIVCDGCFSNLRRSLCDPKVEVPSHFVGLVLENCNLPYANHGHVILGDPSPILFYPISSTEIRCLVDVPGQKLPSLGNGDMAHFLKTVVAPQVPPELYASFIATIDKGNIRSMPNKSMPASPYPTPGALLMGDAFNMRHPLTGGGMTVALSDIVVLRNLLKPLHNLHDASALCNYLESFYTLRKPVASTINTLAGALYKVFCASPDPASIEMRQACFDYLSLGGVFSNGPIALLSGLNPRPLSLVLHFFAVAIYGVGRLLIPFPSPKRMWIGARLISGASGIIFPIIKAEGVRQKFFPASVPAYYRMPPVH, encoded by the exons ATGGATTATCAGTATATTCTTGGAGGAATTCTTCTCGCTTCTAGTTTAgcatttgtgtttgttttgtatgGTTTTGGAGTAAAGAAGAAGGTAAGTACAGAAAGTGGTTCAAGTTCTATAGATGCAAAGATATCATCAGAAAATGGAATATGTTTACAAGAAGTTGAAGGAGAAACAGATATTATTATTGTAGGTGCTGGTGTTGCTGGTGCTGCTCTTGCTTATACACTTGGAAAg GATGGACGGCGAGTACATGTGATTGAAAGAGACTTAAGTGAACCTGATAGGATTGTGGGTGAATTGCTACAACCTGGTGGCTATCTAAAATTACTTGAGTTGGGTCTTGAGG ATTGTGTGGATGAAATTGATGCTCAAAGGGTATTTGGTTATGCACTTTACAAGGATGGTAAAAATACAAAGCTATCTTATCCCTTGGAAAATTTTAACTCTGATGTATCGGGAAGAAGCTTTCACAACGGTCGTTTCATACAAAGAATGCGAGAAAAGGCCTCATCTCTTCCAAA TGTAAAATTAGAGCAAGGGACAGTTACATCTTTACTCGAAGAAAATGGAACCATCAAAGGAGTGAACTACAAAACTAAAAGTGGAGAAGTGTTCACGGAAAAGGCTCCTCTCACCATAGTATGTGATGGTTGTTTTTCCAACTTGCGACGTTCTCTTTGTGATCCTAAG GTCGAAGTTCCCTCTCATTTTGTTGGATTGGTGTTGGAGAATTGTAATCTTCCATATGCAAACCATGGACATGTTATCTTGGGAGATCCTTCACCAATTTTGTTTTACCCTATAAGTAGTACCGAGATTCGATGTTTGGTTGATGTGCCCGGCCAAAAACTACCTTCCCTTGGTAATGGTGACATGGCACATTTTTTGAAAACAGTGGTAGCTCCTCAG GTTCCTCCAGAGTTGTATGCTTCTTTTATAGCAACAATTGATAAAGGAAACATAAGAAGCATGCCAAATAAAAGCATGCCTGCCTCACCTTATCCCACACCCGGAGCGCTTCTGATGGGAGACGCCTTCAATATGCGTCACCCTTTAACTGGAGGAGGAATGACCGTGGCTTTGTCTGACATTGTTGTGCTCAGGAATCTACTTAAGCCTCTACATAATCTGCATGATGCTTCTGCTCTTTGCAATTACCTCGAGTCATTCTACACTCTAAGAAAg CCAGTGGCATCTACAATAAACACATTAGCAGGTGCATTATACAAAGTGTTTTGTGCATCTCCTGATCCAGCTAGCATTGAAATGCGCCAAGCatgttttgattatttgagcCTTGGAGGCGTTTTCTCAAATGGACCAATAGCTCTACTCTCCGGTCTAAATCCTCGTCCACTGAGCTTGGTTCTCCATTTCTTCGCAGTGGCAATATACGGTGTTGGCCGTCTGTTGATACCATTTCCTTCTCCTAAAAGAATGTGGATCGGAGCTAGATTGATTTCC GGTGCATCAGGTATCATTTTTCCTATTATCAAAGCTGAAGGAGTGAGACAAAAGTTTTTTCCAGCAAGTGTGCCAGCATACTACAGAATGCCTCCTGTCCATTAA